gtatgatacataacgatataaaaaaaaaataccaaaatttCACGAAAGCAtaattcaacattgtacctgtatctcCTCATGTGTCTTCGTCctaccaatattttatcattatcattcaTCGCACCTCGGACAGAATTGTTGCATTTAAgattaaattttttgtttttttgtttttgtttttaaatttattttttagtgGTTGATATCGGGTCACATGGTGAACCTCTATGAGACTATAGGTGGTTAGTCAAATTTATTAGGGGCAATATGACAACCCTTGGCAAAGCAGGTCTAAAATACGCATTTCCAAATATCCCCGGGACGAACACCTTCCATTGCAATGGCTGAAAACATAATACTCAGTTGACGTCAGGTACTATTTGAAAGCATTTCGGCGACTCAGctttttgataaatatggcACGATTTCGTCAGACGACCCATGAAGAAATTGGCTAAAATATGAATACGATTCGAGTAGAAAAGGCGATGAAGTGTATCAATAATTTTGCAATTTCGTTAAGTCATAAAGGGACTTCAGGAAAGTAAGATGAAGCCCTATTACATTTCTACCCGGACTCAAGGAAGACTGATGGAACAGAATAATCTATGTCCCAAGTGTATCCAAATATGGTACAAAAGGACGTTGGTGCGATTTTACATGGTTTGTTAATGACCTACTATGGTACTATGAAACCATAGCGGACCAGTAAAATGTATAGGAGGTTCGGCATTCGGCCTCATCCCTATGAATTGTACTGGCCCTCTATGGTTCTTAATTAGTAGCCCAGTAGCAAACCACATTAGTAATGGCAGTGAAACCTCTGATATTAAAGCTATGGGTTTCAGATAGAAATCTTGGTAGTTGGTATCAACTTACCTCGTCGGTGCTGTGGTCTTCACTGGCAGCAACATTCTTACAGTCCAGACATCGAATCAGACGGCCATTGTCGCTAACCAGGGTCATGTTATTCTCCTTTACATCGCACTAAAACACATATAATATCAGAGTTCAGCAAATCCTGGTAAATTTACGTCGAATCATACATTTCAGGTTTCTCAAATGCTCTTGTAGAAGTTATTCTACATTCTAACTATTGTTTAGGttgatttgaaatattcttgACGTCCCTCCTGGAATTTAACACTATTGGTCCCTATCATCACTTAAGAGTCATAGAAGGAAGAGATATCTACATCTAaaaatttattcattattttaacCACGCTATGTCCATTACCACAATTTGAATACATACATTCCTTTAAAAATTGAGAATGCTTGTGGTCAAGTCAGCTAGTACTCCCGAAATATGCCGCAAGCCTGCATGGCACATTTTATGACTCACGCTCTGGCTCATAGTGTACACACGTTGATAATGATGAAAGATATGCATTATTCAAAATTTACCAGCTTGATTTATGCGTTAGTAGTATGGTAATTAGACATATGTATAGACCAGTGGTAATTTCCGGGACTCCCATTTTCTTTTAGCGGCACAATACAACCGTGTGATGCAGTTTGACAATCTGCATTCGTCTAAATATACTGTCTAAATTTCTAAagtcaatatttaaaataatctttATTCGTGTGTCTTCTGCACAAGCCAAAAGAATATAGCTGTCAATCAACACACAGTCACATAGATATGTTACGAATCAGTTGTAGGCCAACACACAGTTATCTTGATGTGTTACAAATCGGATGTAGGCTAACACACAGGTGCAATATCAAACGGACCCGAGAAAGCACCAAATCAAACTGGcaagaagagaaaaaaaatcaaacggACAAGAAGAGACACAAAATCAAACGAACGAAAAGAGACACAAAATGAAATTGACCCGAATAGACACAAAGTCAAATTGCTCCGATGAGACACAAGATCAAATTGGCCGGAGGAGACACAAAATTAAACGGACCGGaggaaacaaaatgaaattgacCCGAGGAGACACAAAATAAAACTGACACGAGGAGACACAAAATCTAATTGactaaaaaaagaaagaaaatgtatGCAACGTGTACAATGAACACCTGTTGAAGTGCAGTCATTGTCTATGTTGTTAAATGGATGTTACTGTCTAGTAATGTTGCGTTTATTATTTTAGGACGACTATCTCTGTTTGATGAAATGTAGCAAGCAAACTATTTATGAAGTTTATCTATATCAAAGATATCATTCACGTTTGAACTGATGGTATAAGTCTGTGACAATAGGCGATCATGCCTTTATGGAATAGAGgatgaaaaataatcaatattatgCAACATATGAGGTATTAGTTATCATCGTATATCCTTCTAAGCAGCTTGGCAGATATTTTGTGTCGGTTGATTCTACTTAAAGTTGCGATTTGGTGCGTTACTCAATAATAtgcattacatacatatatgtatatgaggACATCTGTCACAGAGGTCTGTGTCGGAATTAATTATCCGGATCCTGTAGGCACGCACATGTTTATATTCAATCTTACATTATTTTACTCCAAAGTAACAATTTTGACGCTCAAGGGagtaaaaaaatatcattataacccATCTGTTGCCATTagtaaaataaatcatattaaaataaatcactgccatacctgtctatatacataTCTTATTATAACGATCATAATGCGTAATGAACTTTGCACAACGAAAGAATACAAATCAGCAGATCCCAGTTTTGGATCTGTACGAACTTTCTGTTCAGGATTAAACTACAGGAACTAGTATTGAATCTGTAATCCAGATTACAACACCTCACTAAAATAGCTATTGTTAAATCCAAAGTTTCTACATTTTCGTAAACAAAAGGTTAATCAACGAGTGGTTATCGTATATGGAATTTCTTATTATTagagttatttttcaaaatttacaaaaacacGAGTTTTAGTgagtgtttttgtaactttggaaAAACAActgaatataatgataaatatacaatatacaacaaccactcgttgtgtgacctgtttctaccacaacaaaaaagctattctgaggatgaattgacctgttttgtaTCAATGTGTGTTCTTTCATTATATCATGTGGTGTGTTAGGATATGACCTAAAATGAATTGTCGCTAATTGGTATGCAAAACTGACTATTTCGAAAATATATGcagatattacaatttattgttaatcataacaaataattgacaagattattatttttcaaagcaATAATTTGATAGAAATTCGTATAAAATTAATCATCACAAAAACATTTATAAACTACTTTGTGTGTGTCATCATTTTCGGCGACCCCGTGAAGCGGCCTTCgtgtgttagccaatcaaaaacCATTGAACCATGTGATTAAGAAATagtcccggtcaaaggtcaccgtgtcaacaaatcaaaacggttttagagtttattccacgtgtACTATAAACTGTTTATGATattacagttgtaatgattatgttATGCcttgagagttgaataacacccacctattgtggtagaaatatagATACCTCGCTACTTTACTGTTTATCCCATTTCTAAGAAATCAACCATGCTTGAAGATTATGAAGTAAACTGATACAgcattatttcataaatattcatgagAAGTGGTTTGCTTATTTAAAATCAATACGATGTGCCAATGAAAAAACACACTGCGTTCTTATAATTGAAACACTATACAGTTCCTTTTGTTAGACCcatattaataatataaataatcaaGTCAAGCGTAGCCTTTCTTTATTTCCACGGTCACTTTAATATTCCTCGCCTTAGTTACAACCCTCAGTCTTTGTAAACGGAATGGTTAAACACAGTTTAAAAACGTGTATTCTACTATTTTTAGCGTTAATAgctacacaggtaaatatttacttCTAAGTATCCAGTTCACAACGAAAAACAATACCCATAAATGCACAAGTTCTTTCAGGAGGACTCGCTAGAAAGTATAACATTCGGAAATACAAAATCCGTTCTTGGCATCGGAGAATAAAACTTGTTTGAAACAGTTTTATCAGAGACTAACATATCGCATTGTTCGACATAACAGGACATACGTTCTACTTCTTCATGCAAAATTTAATCTTTCTTGTACAaaaagcattttcattggcttgaAAGTGCATGGTTATCAGTTAATCACGTAAAACATGACGTCACCATTTGCCTAATACTTTCTAAGAGAAAGGAGTCCATCAATAAACGTGGATTTACACCTTATATAAATCAACCTTAATATATCATCATGTTATAGAGCTACAACACAGAAACGGAGtgtactctcatcataaacTCATTCGCGTTTTATTTAGATTACACTCTTTCTTTTCGTATTATAGCTGCAAAACATAAGAGATATGTTCAGGAAAACCCTTAGATACCAGGTAAAAGTTTGATtcgtgtatacatgtgtgatagATAGCTAGGTCGTAAACTTTACTGGTGGATTTTTTGGTTCGCCACTTTTAGATCTTAGGTTCAGAATAAAAATCCTTATAagtaacattatgatatatgttCTTTAGGTTTGTAAGTATGAATATGCGAATTCATTCAAGCTGGTTTAATTGTGATActcaatgtttattttgaagAACTTTTGAATCTTCGAAGAAAGCATCTCTTACACATGAAATTTTTGCATCGATATGTCGATGATGTGCTCATTAAGTAACAAGAGGTTATTGGCTATGGCGATTGTACATTGCATGTTTGAACTAGAAATCAAGGATGTTAGCTTTTTCTACATGAACCCAGATACCGCATATTTACCCAGATACCCCCATATTTACCCAAATATCCCCAAATTTACCCAGATACCCCCATATTTACCCAGATACCCCCATATTTACCCAAATATCCCCATATTtacccatatacatgtacacccatATTTACCCAGATACCCCCATATTTACCCATATACCCCCATATTTACCCATATACCCCCATATTTACCCAGATACCCCCATATTTACCCAGATACCCCCATATTTACCCAGATACCCCCATATTTACCCAGATACCCCAATATTTACCCAAATATCCCCATACACGTATTTACCCAGATACCCCCATATTTACCTAGATACCCCCATAATAACCCAGATGTCCCCATATTTACCCAGATACCCCCATATTTACCTAGATACCCCAATAATTACCCAGATATCCCAATATTTAGCCAGATACCCTATATTTAATGACTGATTGCAATCGACAGGGACAGTTTTACAACGAAGCTTTATAAGTTATCATTTCAACTTTCCtgctgtaaatatactgtagtAACATCGTTTATTCCTAAAATGTAATGACTTCGAATTCAAGGGCTGGTTCTCAACAAAGATGGGAAATTCATAACAAATTCGGGTAAGTACTTATGTGGGGACCACGAGGggacatgtttgttaaaatgCCTAGTTGTGTTCCGTTACGTGCCATAACAGGGATTTGACCTAGGTTATATGCCTAGTTGTGATCCGTTATTTAGAACGTACTATAACAGGGATTCGACCTAGGTTATATGCCTAGTTGTGTTCCGTTATCTAGAACGTGCCGTTACAGGGATTTGACCTAGGTTATATGTTGTCTATAAAACAGCAGACACCTATCTTTTCGGATCGcctcattttgtttttcttcaatttttcaCTTTTCATGTGTCAGTTACTTCGTTCATACTTGTAGTTCACCCTAGTTTGATTGATTAAACGTTTAAATTTCTGTTTTGTACATAACGGTATTCAGCAATTCAATATCATCATGTTTTGTAGATAACGTGACGTCACATTTTCTTATTACAATGATCTAGAGAGATAATACGAATTGATTGAATAATATCTGATGCTCCGATTTGGAATTAGAGTTAAAACTGGTGCAGCAGCTGGGTGTCTGCGCAGTCAAGATGATGTCGActaattgtttatattgttaAGGTTTAATTAGATTATGAACTTTGGCCTGATTTGATTCACAAAAACCTATAATAAAATACgatattttgtcataaaatCAGATCTCCTATATGtgattttgtatttaattgttACAGCCcttgtctatatatattaattatggATTTCTGAATAACGAAACCGTGTGGATTCTTTTGTTGTAattctatttataaataaaCAGTATATCTTCATTATCGGCACATAAGTCTATGATACTCATCATTTCATTGAACTCAAACTCGGGCCTCGACTATTGAAAACAATGTAAATCACATTCATTAGCTGACTTCATTTTCTctttaacatcagacttaaCACTACACGAATCAGTATAAATTGACCTTGTATTGAGGACTGgtcatttggttagtttatatcgacaagGTAGCACTCTGAAGTAAACAAGACgagcggcttttgcaaaatgaacaaaattggtgaaagagcagtgatccaatatttgcataaaaaaggttAAACACCTAAAGATATCCATTATGATATGGTAACAACACAAGGGGAAAATGTCCCTTTATATGCTGTAGTGAAACTGTGGGTGGCGGAACTTAAGCGCGGCCGACggagccttgaggatgaccttCGTCCTGGAAAGCCTGTCAgtgttgcaaccccagaaatgttcaattatgataatgatatagttatgactgacagacgagtaaCAGAAAGATATATAAGCAAAcgagttggcatttcacaggaaagggTACATTCCATTCTCATCGAGtatcttgcaatgagaaagcttttgacatgatgggtaccaagacaacaatcgaaacaatggaagcaccctggatttcgcccgccaaagaaggcaaagactgttccatcagctgggaaggttatggccttggctttctgggatgcagatggtattctgctgatagattatctccaaaaggaaCAATCCATGGGACTTACTATGTTTAACGTCTGAGacagttacgggaaaatattaaacttaagcgccgcggaaagctcactaaaggtgtgaTTTTCCATCAGGATAATGCTCCTGTTCAAAGTCTggcattgccatggctgccattcacggtTTTTGATTTagattgattgagcatccgccttgttcgcctgatctcgctccatcagactttcatctatttccaaaactgaaaacagctatttcaggcacccactttcatCTGATATTGATGTCATACATGCAATAGAAGACTTTCTGAACAGCTAAGAAAAGAAGACCTATAAAAGTGGTATTAAACACCACTgacaaaagtgtatagatactgaaggggattatgttgaaaaataatgcaatatATCCAGCAAAATTCCAATCCTccaatatgaggctcacaacatatcaatcagcccttgtATCATTCAACAAGCCGAAAAAATGTCAACAGGGAACATACTTCGAAAAGGGTAAAACTAAACTTTAGCTTGATGTGGACGATATCGTCTGTCTCAGTGGGAGTAAGGGTAGAAGGAAATCGCGCGGCGCTCTTTCTGTGGAGGGGGTGGGGTCGCTGTTGAGAGGATTCTTTTTTACAGATTGTGATGGTGAGTTTTACCATAGTTTTTATTTTGCCGTATGAAATACTAAAATCATGTACTCCATTTAACATTAGACTTGTCTTTGTGTGAATTATTTCTGTCTGAAATCCTGAAACATGTTTGCACTAAGCCTAGAATAGGTGAAATAAATTGCACTTTTAGAACTACTTTTAATTCCTTTAACCACGATAACAAtttcaaacaactttttctTGATTGTcgattttaaaaagaaaatcaaaaccCACTGCATACTTCAAATGAATATTACGCAGGATGGATCTCATACAATTTTGAAGataagtaaaatgaaaattcGATTGAGGATTTTGCTTTGTCACGCTTACTGAAATAGTGATCCGACCCACCAACCACAAAAATGGCGACCCACCCCATTCACCACAGGAAAAGCGATCCCATCTCACCCTTCACCGAAAAAGCGATCCCACCTTACCCACCAAAGGGAACAAAATGCTGCACATCCGTTAATAAGCTGTACCGCCATCaacatgacaaaataaacatgtcGAATAAACAGAAGATACGAATTATGATTGTTGAATATGTGGGTTTTTAAAGAGGAACTTGACATTGCTTTTACTAGTTTATATTCATTGTGTGTGAtagtatatcatataacatagaACTGAAGAAAACGTACTGTCTACTGGGTACACGTCTATTGTAGCGACACCTGGTGCATGTTTCTCTGACGCTTTGTTGTGTATAATTATACTTAATTACAACATTATAGACTGATGGGGTCGTTAatatgattactagtttacagTTTGTATCTGTGTTTTCTGgtgcattttgttaaaataggCATATAAGCATTCAATAAGCACATGAAgcttacaaatacatgtaattgtgcAAAAACATAAGTGTATAGCACATAAACTGGATCAAAGAGATGTTTCGTCATTTTGTGACGTTAGGTACCAAAAGTGTGAAAACCTAAAAGGGGTCTCATGAAAATCAAATTGAACCTTAACAAATAAGAATACTATTGTCAATGCGCCTCCCCCTTAATGAACATGTAACAGTGGAGCTATGTTAACTATTCATTCAATAATGTCGTACGACGTGTGTATAGGGTAAACAAAGGCAGTGGCAGTGCAGCCTGGCATTACGTACTGTATAATGTATTCATGAACTGTTTATTTGTACATCTATAACTGAAATATCCGTATGCATGAAATATTGCATGTTTGTCTTATTGTCTTATTATGTCCCATACAAATCATTACATGCATATCATTACATAATATCATTTCATTACATAAATAGCATTACCCAAATATCATCTGATACCTATCATTACATCAAAatcattaaatgaaaaatgcaTGAATACCTTTTATAACATAATctattatatagatatcatttcatatatatcattacataaaaatcaaaacataaatatcatGACATCAAAATTATTACCTAAAAATTACCTACATACATATGATTACATTGTAGAACACAGAGAGAAAAATAACTAGTGCATTTATCGTCTGTATCTATTCCATAAAGAAACAGGGAGCAATGAGAAATAACAGTATCTAAGATACTTATTCTAATCGTGTATGGTGAAAACCTGAACTACATAGAAACTATAACGAGAATTACAGATCacaccaaataaaaaaaacagcaaaagaACAACGTAAAGGcctgctttatttcaaataatcgGCGCGATCTTCCAATATATACGTGTGTACACTATGAGAgagaaacattaaaaactaATATCTATACAACCATGTCCTGCCTTTGTAATTAACATGTCGATCagttatatttcaaatcaattacaaaacacatttcaaaaataCTAATTTTAATCATCCAAGGTATCCaagaatttataattaaatattggaAAGGGGAGTTCAAAGGAGTCCAAGGATTACTAGTCTTTTGTCCGATTAGCGTCAGGACAGTTCAACATCTCGCTTTAATACATCTAATATGTACTTCGAAGTTTTAGTTTTCCTTCGAtctaacatttttatatattttgtcaatGGTATTATTGCAAAGTCATTAAATCTTATACTTTagtaaaaatcaatatttgatacctgatttaaatcaaaagaaaatatatttgtatggtataataaaatatcagCTATAGTATAAAGATGAAAGCAGTTACTAAACCGTCTATAATACATTAAATGCATACAGTCATCACAATCATTCACAACCATGAATATATCTATGTAATTAACGCCAAAAACTCACGTCAGGGACATCATTTGTTTGATCCGTGTCCACCAAATCCCCACTAAGGACAAGTGGTACCAGTAGAAGCATGGACAGGAGGGCCAGGGAACGGGTGGTCTCCATTGCGACCGGAAGGGATGCTGACAATGTAGGTGTCGGAAGCACAGTTGATTCTCCTGGATGGCTGGACACAAGTTACACCTGTCACTGTGGCTTGATACGATTTATATTTACCAGAGGCGGAGAAATCAGCCGTAAGTCAACACGACGTGCATCCCAGGTATAGATCTAGGGACGGGCCAGTGGTCCGGTCGACATATGGTTCAGCCCAGGTATTATATTCTAGGCcgatgtgtatacatgtatgtttatctAGTTTGTTAACAAGGGCACCGTACAGAAATAATGTTACTGAATCCATTtacacttttgtctttcttgtTTACTAGTAATTTCTTTATTCACCCAAATTAGAAAACATgattatatgtgtatttatataatggAGAACCAGAGGCTTTGTGTGCATTCTGGGAAGAGATACCGGAGTTCAATACTATCCGGTTTACGAGTTTCATATTTacttttatagaaaaatatagaGTTGTAGAGAAATGGAGTGGAAACATGTCGCTGCAACATAAAGTATTCCGTAACCAGGATTTGATTGGTCTAACAACCATCTTAGTGTAGGGCTAAAGCTATTCTAGTAATTGTAACTAAGTAAACCAAACAGCAGTCGATCGTCATATCTCACAataatttgtaatataaaatggttATCATAACTATACTACGGGACCCAGACGGTTATTTTAAAGCAAATTTGGTTACTTTACATAGAAGTAACGTTTGTTTGTTGGATTTATCGCCTTGTTAACAATCAGGGTTACTTTACATAGTAGTAACGTTTGTTTGTTGGATGTATCGCCTTGTTAACAATCAGGGTTACTTTACATAGTAGTAACGTTTGTTTGTTGGATGTATCGCCTTGTTAACAATCAGGGTTACTTTACATAGTAGTAACGTTTGTTTGTTGGATTTGTCGCCTTGTTAACAATCAGGGTTACTTTACATAGTAGTAACGTTTGTTTGTTGGATGTATCGCCTTGTTAACAATCAGGGTCACTTTACATAGTAGTAACGTTTGTTTGTTGGATGTATCGCCTTGTTAATAATCAGGGTTACTTTACATAGTAGTAACGTTTGTTGGTTGGATTTATCGCCTTGTTAACAATCAGGGTTACTTTTAAGTGAAGCCTCCTTGTAGTTgttggtgactaccttactAAGGAAGACACTTTTACaataattgctctggatggcatgccaCGGGTCTTTCATATGCTGATGAGGTAGCATTGAGGTAGTAACGAACccgtgtatatatacatgaaccTGCTATATACCATAGTATACATCACAATATGACACGAATGATTTTATTATCCCAAAAAATGATTGTTCGAGGCGGCTAATTATGAGGGTTCTCTGTAAAAAATATTTGGTTTTCTTTTCGCCGAGGAAATATGCTTCTTTTATCGGCATTCGTTTCTGTCCGTGCCTTTAAATTTTACAGTGTAAActagggggggagggggggggggggggggggggggggggggtgttatcATTTGAGTTATCATTTCACTTcatacaataaatgtatatctaggttaaattgttaaaataatacaaatgatTGTAATTTTTCTTGGAACCGTGTCCCTAAAAAACCCCACCAAAAAACAAGACTAAAAGCTctgcttttgtttttgtttttgttttttttgtgtttttaactTGCTCTACCATTAATTATCGTATCGTTGTTAATATTGCGGTAAGCATTTTTCTGATAGAAGACACTTCTATAAAGTTGATCGTGTAATGATTCCGCCCAGCTGGCGTAAGATTATACGTGGCGTGGATATCGAAAGTATTATGTTGTCAATCTCAATGTTTGTGCTGCCTTACTCTGTAGCGGAGGCCATGGCTGTGTGGCGTATTATTATTGAGTATAGCATGTTTCGAAGGTTTGATTGTCCGGACAACATGCCATGTGTTGGTTTTGTTATCTACCCTCACCAAGTACAAAACAATAGCCCGACATGGATCCCATGTCATACGTCAATACAGT
Above is a window of Pecten maximus chromosome 7, xPecMax1.1, whole genome shotgun sequence DNA encoding:
- the LOC117331703 gene encoding uncharacterized protein LOC117331703, translated to METTRSLALLSMLLLVPLVLSGDLVDTDQTNDVPDCDVKENNMTLVSDNGRLIRCLDCKNVAASEDHSTDEVCKCPEWSMCYAREEVENSNVFEYFCTTPLDLSSMNSGLYLEDEQ